The window TTGAAAATGAACTTATAATGAAAAAATTGATAGATTTTGTGAGATACTCTCAAGATCCATCGATTAATGAAAAAGACAATGGAGATTATTTAAGACCAGCAGTTGGTTTAGCAGCACCACAAATTGGTGCAAATATTAATATGTTTTTTATTAGATTTGAAGAAGAAGATTCAAGTGAAGAATACGCCATTATTAACGGAAGAATAATTTCTAAATCTGTTCAAATAATTACGATTGAAAGTGGCGAAGGATGTTTATCTGTTGATAAAGACTACGTTGGTTTTGTACCTAGAAGCTACAAAATAGAATTTGAAGGATTTGATTGACTTACTAAAAAAAATATTAAAAAAACATTCAGTGGTTACCATTCAATTGTTTTTCAACATGAACTAGATCATATAAATGGAAAATTATATTATGATTGAATAAATAAAAAAGCGCCAGAAGAAATAAATCACGACTGGATATACATTTAAATAATATAAAAAATTAATAACTGATATAAATAATATAAAAAATCAAAAAATGTTTATTTTTTGATTTTTATTGATAAAATAAATGTAAATTTATAATAAAGTTTTAATGTTTCAATTATTTTACAATAAGTCTATATTAATAATTTATTAAAGCTATTCCACTTATATTAATATGTAAAAAATTACTTTCAAAACATTAAAAATATTAATAAATTACAAGGAGATTTAAAATGAATTTACAAAATACTAATGAAATAAAATCAACAGATGAAAATATAAGAGACTATAGAAATTTAGATATCTCAGAAAAATATGTTTTTGAAACTTCAATGTTTAAAAAATATTCATCAAAATCACCAACTAAAGTTTTTGCTTTAGGTGGTCTTGAGGAAATTGGAAAAAATACATACTGCATAGAACATGAAGATGAACTTATTATGATAGATGCTGGTGTAAAATTTCCAGATCCAACTATGCTTGGTGTTTCTGCAGTCATTCCAGATTTTTCTTATTTAAAAGAAAACAATCATAAATTAAAATCCCTATTTATTACTCATGGTCATGAAGATCATATTGGTGGAATACCCTATCTTGTTAAACAATTAAATGTACCAATTATTTATGCTCCAGAACTTGCAGCAGCTTTAATTCGTGATAGATTAAAAGAACACAAATTGTTAAATAACACTATCGTAAAAGAATATAAAGATAACGATGTTTGATCTTCGAAAAATTTACGAATATCATATTGTGCACTTAACCACTCAATACCAGATGCTTTCGGAATTTTAGTTGAAACGCCAAACGGAAATATTTTTTCAACAGGAGATTATAAATTTGATTGAACACCCTTAGGCCATAATGTTGATATAAATAAATTATCAAAAATGGGTGCTAGTGGAATAGAACTTTTAATGGCAGATTCAACAAACGCTGAAGTTGAAGGTTATACATTAGGTGAAAAACAAGTAATAGCTAACATTGACACATTATTTTTAAAAACTAAAGGTCGAATTATGATTGCCTCTTTTGCATCAAATGTTCACCGTATTCAATATATTGTGGAAACTGCCAATAAATACAATCGTAAAATTGTTGTGATTGGAAGATCGCTTGAAAGAATAATTAAAATGATTAGACAAATTGGTCATTTAAAAATTTCTGAAAAAGCATTCATAAAAGTTGCAGAAATTAATCAATATAAACCAAATGAAATTATGATTTTATGTACTGGTTCTCAAGGAGAACCTATGGCTGCATTATCAAGAATTGCAAATGAACAACATCAATCAATTAAAATAATTCCAGGTGATACTATAATTTTTTCATCATCACCAATTCCAGGAAATAAAGCAGATGTGGAAGACGTTGTTAATAAATTAACAAGAATAGGTGCAATAGTTATTGAAAATTCACCTACATTAAAAATCCATACCTCAGGACATGCATCACAAGAAGAACAAAAATTATTATTCACTTTGTTGAGACCCAGATTTTTTATGCCCATGCATGGTGAATTTAGAATGCTAAAAACTCATGTCGAAACAGCGCAAAGTGTTAATTTGAAAAAAGAAAATACTTTTGTTTTAGCAAATGGAGACCAATTAGAACTTTTGAATGGTACAGCAAAACAAGGTATACGTGTTGCAGCCGATGCTGTCTATATAGATGGAAAAGACATGACGGGACAAGCACCAAATGTTATTCGTGAAAGAGAAATTCTTTCAAAAGATGGTTTGATTGCAGTAATAGTCACAATAGATTCACAAACAAACAAATTACTTGCTCAACCAAAAATTATTTCAAGGGGTTCATTTTACGTTAGAGAAAATGGTAATATAATTGGAGAAGCTATCAATATTGTAGCTAACGCAGTTCTAGAAATTCTAAAACAACCCAAACCTACATTTGGAGCTATAAAGAAAACAATAAAACAATCACTGTCACCTTTTATTTTTAGATATAAAAGAAGAAACCCTCTTATAATACCTGTAATTTTAAATAAAAAATAAGAAAGAGAAGACTATATTATGACAATTAGTAATGTTAATACTAAATATGATACTAAAAATTCCAAGCGAAAGGTAATTTTTGAATTTTTAACTGTTTTTGCTGCTGTTTTTGGAACAACCGTCGGGGTTGGTATTTTTATTAAAAATTCATCACTTTTAGAAAGCGCCAAAAATCCATTCGTGATTATTGGCTTATGAGTAATAATTGGTATTACTTGTATGACAATGTTACTATCGTTTTTAGAAATTGCTTCGGCAAAAAAAGAAGGTGCTTGAAATCTAGCTGCATGATCATGTGCAATAATGAATAGAAGAGCTGGATCATTAATATCTTTATTTTATTTAATTATTTATGCACCAATAATGAATGCTACACTGCCCTTATCAGCATCGGTATTTTTATTTACAACACTAAATAATTGACTTGGTGAAGGTTGAATAAATGCAAATACAGAAGTAATGCTAATAATGTTAATAACCATTTTACAAATTGGTTTAACTTATATTTTAAATAATTTTTTACCAAATGCTGCAAAATGATCAATTACAATAATTAATTTGGCTAAATTCATTCCTTTATGTTTAGTTTTAATTGGTGGATTTGTTGTTATGGCAACTCCTTCATCATTTTTAGATGAAAATGGTAATTTATCATCATCGAGTCGTGATTTTACTATGTCAGGTACTTTAATTGCAATTCCAATGGTTGTGTTTTCAATTGATGGTTTTTTAGGTTCAATTGCAATTGAAAGAGAAATAGAAAATAAACACATTGTAAGCAAGGCAAGCATTACAGCGGTTGCTGCATTTACATTATTTTATTTAATAATGTCTATATCAATTTTTTTTGGAACAGACAATGGCGATGCATTTGGTTTAATTATGACAATATGCAACAATAATATAATTGCTGGAAATATAATTCAAATGCTTGTGGCAATAATGGCATTTGGTTCGGCTTTGGCAATGTCTGTTTTCGGATGAGTTAACATAGTATCATCATCTGAAATGGGATTAATTGCAAAGAAAAATCAAAAAGTACCATTTACTAGAATGCAAGCAAATTCTATTTCATTTGCAATATCATTAGCTGTTGGTGTTATATTTATGTTAACTTCATATTTTGCTAAAAAAGATTCAATGTTTTTAGAAGAAAGTGCAATGTCTGCATCAGATGTTGTGCTTTGATTATTAAATACAATGTCAAACGCAGGAGTCACGCTCTCATTTACAATTTATTTAATTTTAATTATAGCTGCAATTGATAATCGCTATAAAAAACGAGTAGATGTAAATAAAATTAAAGGCGGATTGTTTTACATGTATTTTTCTGCAATAACACTTATCCTTTCGTTAGTTTATACATATTATGATATATTCGCATCATTTGCAAAACCTTCTTTGGATGATAAATTAAGATCTATTTTCTTAATTATATTAGTTGTAATATGAGGACTGTCAAGTTTTATTAACGAAATTGAATTGGCAAAAAATAATATCGAAGATGAAAAATCACGTTGGGTTTTAAATATTATTTATCCAACAAAAAAATTAACGGCAGAAGAAAAATATCAAAAATTTATAGATAACAAAAAAAGAAAAATAAAAAGTATTAGTTAATGACTAATACTTTTTATTTGGTAAAATTAACTAGTTTAACAAAGAAATCAGGTGATATCTATGAATAATCAAAAAATTTCGTTTTTAGGTTATATTTGAATGGGATTTACTTTTGTAGCTGGAATAACTTTTACAGCTAGTTTTAACGTTGTAGTTATGATGCAATCTACCGCTGATAAGGATACTGGTGGTATAGGATTAAATATTATTTGATTATTTGTTGTAGAATTTTTTGTTGTATCTGGGGCCATTTATGCTTATATAAAAAATATTAAAATGCTTCCAAAATATAATGGTGGTGCTTTTCAAATTGTCAGAACTTCTTTAGGCCGATTTTGGGGTTTTTATACGGCTATATTAAACTATATTTTGTTTCCTCTTATTGTAGTTGTCTATTTGACATCAATGTTCAAAAATAATTTCACAGATTTAGTTGTTAATTTTCAAGGTGACAGTCAATTCATTGGATCTTGAACAGATTTATTTTGAGATTTAATAGCTTACTTTATTTACTTAGGAATAGTTGCTTTTTTTTATTTAGGTTTTAACAAATACAAACAAATAGTTAAATATGCTATATATGCCGTTTGAATCTTAACAGCTGTTATAATTTCATTTGCCATCATTAGAATTATAGAGGTTGGTAGTATGAACCTAAATAATTATACATCTTCAATAAAGACTGTATCATATAAAGCGTTTAGTCAAGTATTTACATCTATGTTTTTTGCCTTTTCTGGTTTAGAATCGTTCATTATTATTGGAAATAGAATTAAAAATCACATTAAATCATTACCTGTTGGTTCAATAATTATTATGTTTTCAACTATGGTTTTTTATATAATATTTACAATATTATTATTAACTACATCGAGCGTAAATGCAGATAGGAATCCAAATAACAATATGTTTGGCGATGGCAATACTTTTTTGAGAACAAGCGGAATTATAATAGTTGTAATCACAACTTTCCTATTAAGATTTGTTTCAATTTTACAAATAACATTTATCAATTCATTTATTACACAACCAATTTCCATGCAAGGATATATTAATGAAAAATTTAGTTATACAAATAAAAAAGGTATTGCAACTAAAGCAATATGATTGAACACAATAATAACAACAGTTGCAATAATTTTATTTTTAATTCTTCCAGATATTATTGAAGGTATTACAAAACAAAAAATTGGTCTAGAATATTTGCAACTTTCACAAATGGTTTCTTTTTTTATATTGCAAATGCATATTGTTGTTATAACTGGAACTTTTATACAAACCTTTAAAGGAAGACTAAAACTTTCTTTTTGAGAATTTTCTTGAATTATGATTTCTTATTTAATAATCATCTATGCATGAATAAATTACATTATAAATCAAATAGACAATCTAATGTTTATCAAATGAACAAACATAGATGCCAATTGAGTTCGAGAAAAATTGTCATCATTAATGCTATTTATAGGTTGAGGATTATTAATAATATTTGTAGTAACAATATATTACGCATATTACATGAAAAAAATCAAAAAATTGTCTACTTCAGAAATAGGATTGACACAATTAAAACTTTTGAATGAACCTTTCCGTTTTTATACTAAATACGAATTAGATAAACACATTAAAGAAGAACAAAAAGAAGATGAACTAGATGATATTAAAAAAATTAAAAAAGTATTTCAAAAGAAACTTAAAAATAACTAAATTAGAGTAAAATATTACTTGATTGGGGGGATCATCATGAATTATTATGGCAATATGGGCGGAATAAAAATTTGAATAATTATAGCCAATATTTTTGGAATTGTTTCTGGTGTTGTAGGACTAATTGCATTTTTTGCTTATATGCAATTATTTATTGATAACAATACTTTTAACACCATTCCAATTGAAAACTATGGAATAATTGCAATTCTAGGCGCAATAACAACATTTATTTCAATGCAAACAATAATTTTTGGAATTTATCTAATAAATTTCTTAGTAAAAAACAGTGACGAGGAAATATCGAATAATAGATACATACTAGCGGCTTTATCACTTACAGTTGGTGGAATTTTTACACCTTTTATATTAGCTAGATTAAGAAGTGAAAATGTTGTTTCAACTATTGCACCAAGATTTTCAACATCAAGAGCAATTAGTTTACACTCTTTAATTGGTGGTGTTACAGGTTTAATTGTTTTCTTTGGAATAATTTTAGGTTGTACATCTAAAAATGGTTTGAATTTGAGCGATTTATTCAATTCAAATGCTAATGAATATGTACGTATTGGTTCTATTGTGTTGATATCATTTTTAGCTGGTTCTTCTTTATATGGATTATTAAGTACGTTATTATTTTTCCAAAAAAATGCGTATGAAAAATATAATAATAAAAATAGTTTAATGAACTTTTTAGGCTATTTGAATGCTATTGTAATTACATTTGAATTAATCATTATGTTAATTTGATCAGTAATTAGAATTATATCTTTATTAATAGACATATTTGCAAATGGCAGAGAAAGAGGAATTTTATTTGGAATGTTAAACGCCATTATAAATTTAATTACCATTATTTCAATTATATTTGTAATGTGAATTATTGTAGAAACTATCAAAGGTATGTGAACAAGAAATAACGAAGCAACAATTGTATCTTTTAAAAGAATGGAAGAAATGCAAAATAAACGAATTGGCGAAACATCATTTTCAGAATAAATAAAAATCTTAAAAGTATTTATTACTTTTAAGATTTTTATTTTGTCCTAATAATATTACTAAATCATTTTTGCCGAAAAGCAAAATGAGTCAAATAATAATAATTTATTCAATTTAGAAAGCGTTTGTTGTTCAAAGTACAATGATGCCAATTTAATTATTTCAGCTCGAAATTGTTCTTGAACACTAGTTCAACCTATATATCCAATAATTATTAACAAAATTACTAAATATGCAAAATACTGTAATATTATTGATAAAACAACATGAGATTCATCTGTTATTGGATAAACAAAAATTAAACAAATTGTTAAAATGCCAAAAAAGAAGCCAAATCAGCCAATTGAAAAAAACAAAATTAGCCTTTTTCTTAAATTATCTTGTAAATTAATTTTATGATTAACTAGAACTGAATATTGCAGTATATACATAATATTTACTATATCTGTTCTTGTCATTCTCTTTTCATAAATATGTATAAAATTATTTTCATCTCTTTTTTTTGGATAAACTAATCTACTAAAAACCCTTCTCCTTGTTGGCTTTAACTTAAAGGAAGTCAAATCAAGATCAACTACAATTAATTTAAATAAGGTTTCACCATTGTAATCTGTTTTAATTAATTTCACAAAAAACTTTGAAATATAGTTAAAAATTAAAAAGCCTAATAAGCAGCTCAAAAAAATTATCATTATTAGTAAAGACAGATAAGTTGTATCCTCTAATCAAATTATTTTATTCAATGTTCAAACACCTACATTCTAATAAATTATTTCTAAAGCTTGATAATAGTTAATATTGCCATCGTCATTCAATAAAGGTTTGCCTACAAATATTTTCTTTTTATATACTGCCATTCTAAAAAAAACCTTATTTGAAAACAAATGCAATTCATTATCCTTAAAAGAATAATAATAAGTTTTTTTATCATCAATAATGGATATTAAAAAACTTGTTAAATCCAAAGTTTCTATGTATTTTAATCCAATTGGTAATTTTAAAATATTTACTAATTTTTTATCAATTAACTCAAAAATACAATCATTTATATCTAACACTAAAATTTTACTACCTACACTAATGACTTTCTTTGCTAAAAATAAATACTGTTCAAACATATTATTTTTCATGTCAAATGAACCACAAATAAAATCATTTGGATTGGCAAAAAAAAGTGTATCAAAATTTTGGCCAATAATAACTTTATTTTTTAATTGTAATATTTCTTCTTTTTGCTGAAATTCGTTATCAAATCAAAATGATTGCGCAGCTAATTCGCTATCATTTTGTCATAAAAATGTAATTAAATAATTATTATTAAAATATATTATATTTTGTACAACATTATCGTTTTTAAAATTAATTTTCACATCCGTATCCGAAATAGCATTTACGCCCAATGTTAGTTCTAACGGATAGGCTATAAAATTTCTATTTAAATTATTCTTTATTTTTAGATTTTCGGTTAGCGTTTCAACATCTATAGATGCCAAATGATTATCTATTTTTTTGTAATTACCTTCTGTTAAAAAAAGTTTGTTATTTACAAATCAGAAATTAGTGACTCATGACGAATGTTCAAAAATTCTGTTTTTTAAAATTTTTAATTCTTTATTTTCCATGTTTCAGTTTTATTATTTTTAATAAATATCTTTCTTTTCAGTCATA of the Spiroplasma endosymbiont of Labia minor genome contains:
- a CDS encoding amino acid permease, coding for MTISNVNTKYDTKNSKRKVIFEFLTVFAAVFGTTVGVGIFIKNSSLLESAKNPFVIIGLWVIIGITCMTMLLSFLEIASAKKEGAWNLAAWSCAIMNRRAGSLISLFYLIIYAPIMNATLPLSASVFLFTTLNNWLGEGWINANTEVMLIMLITILQIGLTYILNNFLPNAAKWSITIINLAKFIPLCLVLIGGFVVMATPSSFLDENGNLSSSSRDFTMSGTLIAIPMVVFSIDGFLGSIAIEREIENKHIVSKASITAVAAFTLFYLIMSISIFFGTDNGDAFGLIMTICNNNIIAGNIIQMLVAIMAFGSALAMSVFGWVNIVSSSEMGLIAKKNQKVPFTRMQANSISFAISLAVGVIFMLTSYFAKKDSMFLEESAMSASDVVLWLLNTMSNAGVTLSFTIYLILIIAAIDNRYKKRVDVNKIKGGLFYMYFSAITLILSLVYTYYDIFASFAKPSLDDKLRSIFLIILVVIWGLSSFINEIELAKNNIEDEKSRWVLNIIYPTKKLTAEEKYQKFIDNKKRKIKSIS
- a CDS encoding APC family permease, encoding MNNQKISFLGYIWMGFTFVAGITFTASFNVVVMMQSTADKDTGGIGLNIIWLFVVEFFVVSGAIYAYIKNIKMLPKYNGGAFQIVRTSLGRFWGFYTAILNYILFPLIVVVYLTSMFKNNFTDLVVNFQGDSQFIGSWTDLFWDLIAYFIYLGIVAFFYLGFNKYKQIVKYAIYAVWILTAVIISFAIIRIIEVGSMNLNNYTSSIKTVSYKAFSQVFTSMFFAFSGLESFIIIGNRIKNHIKSLPVGSIIIMFSTMVFYIIFTILLLTTSSVNADRNPNNNMFGDGNTFLRTSGIIIVVITTFLLRFVSILQITFINSFITQPISMQGYINEKFSYTNKKGIATKAIWLNTIITTVAIILFLILPDIIEGITKQKIGLEYLQLSQMVSFFILQMHIVVITGTFIQTFKGRLKLSFWEFSWIMISYLIIIYAWINYIINQIDNLMFIKWTNIDANWVREKLSSLMLFIGWGLLIIFVVTIYYAYYMKKIKKLSTSEIGLTQLKLLNEPFRFYTKYELDKHIKEEQKEDELDDIKKIKKVFQKKLKNN
- a CDS encoding ribonuclease J; amino-acid sequence: MNLQNTNEIKSTDENIRDYRNLDISEKYVFETSMFKKYSSKSPTKVFALGGLEEIGKNTYCIEHEDELIMIDAGVKFPDPTMLGVSAVIPDFSYLKENNHKLKSLFITHGHEDHIGGIPYLVKQLNVPIIYAPELAAALIRDRLKEHKLLNNTIVKEYKDNDVWSSKNLRISYCALNHSIPDAFGILVETPNGNIFSTGDYKFDWTPLGHNVDINKLSKMGASGIELLMADSTNAEVEGYTLGEKQVIANIDTLFLKTKGRIMIASFASNVHRIQYIVETANKYNRKIVVIGRSLERIIKMIRQIGHLKISEKAFIKVAEINQYKPNEIMILCTGSQGEPMAALSRIANEQHQSIKIIPGDTIIFSSSPIPGNKADVEDVVNKLTRIGAIVIENSPTLKIHTSGHASQEEQKLLFTLLRPRFFMPMHGEFRMLKTHVETAQSVNLKKENTFVLANGDQLELLNGTAKQGIRVAADAVYIDGKDMTGQAPNVIREREILSKDGLIAVIVTIDSQTNKLLAQPKIISRGSFYVRENGNIIGEAINIVANAVLEILKQPKPTFGAIKKTIKQSLSPFIFRYKRRNPLIIPVILNKK
- the def gene encoding peptide deformylase; amino-acid sequence: MKLDLAKDLLQKETPTNKWLIKDTDAKIIRAKSKDIKLPLSVENELIMKKLIDFVRYSQDPSINEKDNGDYLRPAVGLAAPQIGANINMFFIRFEEEDSSEEYAIINGRIISKSVQIITIESGEGCLSVDKDYVGFVPRSYKIEFEGFDWLTKKNIKKTFSGYHSIVFQHELDHINGKLYYDWINKKAPEEINHDWIYI